The Methylocella silvestris BL2 DNA segment TCAGGAGCGGAGTCAGGGTGCCGGAATCGAGATAGACGCGCTCGCCAATGGCCTTGACCGTAATGTCGTCGGCCTCCCACAACACAAGCATCACCAGATATTGCGGGTAGGTAAGGCCGAGCGGCTCCAACAGCGGCGCATAGACCTTGTTCACCGCATGCAGGGTCGAATAGAGGGCGAAGCAGACCTGCTGGTCCACGCGCGGCAGTTCGTCATCGGCCATTGCGAGCGCCCCCTTCGCCGCCCTTCCGGGCAGCGTCATCTATACGATTGATTTGCAGGCAATGAAACGGCGATCCGCATAAGGGCGCAAACAAGGACGGCCCTGTCCAGATCAACGCAAGCTTACGCCTCGCCGGCGCGCAAACGTTTCAGGCGATAGAGCTCCTCCAGCGCGGCCCGCGGCGAGAGCTCGTCCGGGTTCACCGCGTCGAGCGCAGCTCCAAGGGCGTCGGCGGACCCGCCGCCATGGGCGATCTCAGCCGGCTCCGGGGCCTTGACGTAAGACGCGGAAAACAGCGGCAGATCGGCGACGAGCCGGTCGCGGCTGCTCATGCGCTCCGCCGCCTCGAATTCGGACAGGAGCAGCCTTGCCCGCGCGACCACCTGCGCCGGCAGCCCGGCCAGCTTCGCCACCTGCACGCCATAGGATTGGTCGGCGGCGCCAGCGATGATCTCGTGCAGAAATATGACATCGCCCTTCCACTCGCTGACGCGCACGGTCAGATTGTCGATCCGCGCCAGCCGTTTGCCAAGCTGGGTCAGCTCGTGGAAATGGGTGGCGAACAGCGCCCGGCTGCGATTGACCTCATGCAGATGCTCCATCACCGCCCAGGCGATCGAGAGGCCGTCGAAGGTCGCCGTGCCGCGGCCAATCTCGTCGAGAATGACCAGCGATCGGGCTCTGGCGGAATTGAGGATCGCCGCTGTCTCGACCATCTCGACCATGAAGGTCGAGCGCCCGCGCGCGAGATCGTCCGACGCGCCGACGCGCGAAAACAGCCGGTCGACGACGCCGATATGGGCGCGCCGCGCGGGCACGAAGGAGCCGATCTGCGCCAGCACGGCGATCAGCGCGTTCTGGCGCAGATAGGTCGATTTGCCGGCCATATTCGGCCCGGTGACGACGGCGATGCGGCCGCCCTCCTCCGCGAGCCCGGACAGATCGCAATCATTGGCGACGAAGGGCGCGCCGCCGCGGCGCAGCGCCGCCTCAACCACCGGATGGCGGCCGCCTTCGATGTGAAATTTCAGCGAGCCGTCGACCTCCGGCCGGGTCCAGCCGCAATCCGCGGCGAGTTCCGCCAGGCCCGCCGCCGCGTCGATGCAGGCGAGCGCCGCTGCGGCGCGCTTGATCGCCTCGCCCTGCGCCAGCAGGGTCGCTGCGAGCTCATCGAAAATCGACAGTTCCCGGACAAGCGCCTGATCGGCGGCCGTTGAGATTTTCACGTCGAGCTCGGAGAGCTCCGGCGTCGAGAAGCGCATTGCGCCAGCCATCGTTTGACGATGGATGAACATGGCGTCAAACGGCGGCTTCAGCAGTTTCTCGCCCTGCGCCTGCGGCGCTTCCAGATAGAACCCGAGAAAATTATTATGCTTCAGCTTGAGCTGGCGCATGTCGGCGAGGTCGCAATAGCGCGCCTGCAGAGCCGCGACGACCTTGCGCGTATCGTCGCGCAGCGCCCGCAACTCGTCGAGGCCGGCGTCGAAATCTGGGGCGACGAAGCCGCCGTCGCGCCGGTTGAGCGGCAGGGCGTCGGCGAGCGCCGATTGAAGCTTCTGCGGGACCAGCGGATCGAGCGCGCCAGCCGCCGCGCATGCCTGCGCAAGTTCGCCGGGAAGATTTTCCGCGGCGCGGAGCGTCTCCACGAGCGCGCGGGCGGCGAAGAATCCGTCGCGCAGGGCGGCGAGATCGCGCGGACCGCCGCGCTCGAGCGCAAGCCGCGCGATTGCGCGCATGAGATCGGGCGCGGCTTTCAGCGCCCGCCGCGCCGCCTCGCGCAGCGCCGGCTCGTCGAAGAAGAAGGCGACCGCCTCCTGGCGCCGCGTGATCTCGTCCGGATCGGTCAAGGGTGCCGCCAACCGCTCGGCCAGCAGCCGGCCGCCGGCGGCGGTCACGCTGCGGTCGATCGCGCCGATCAGCGATCCTTCACGCGCGCCGCCCAGCGTCCGGGTCAGCTCCAGATTGGCCCGCGTCGCGGCGTCGATCGACATATGCGCCTCACGCGCGACCCGCGTCGGCAGACTCAAGGCCGGGCGCGCAGAGAATTGCGTGCGATCGACGTAAAATAGCGCCGCCGCCGCCGCCGCGATTTCCGCAGGCGACAGCGCGCCAAGCCCATCGAGCGTCGCGAGGCCGAAGAAATCGCAAATGCGCCGTTCGGCTGCCGGGCCCTCGGCGGCGAGGCGCCCGAGCGGCGTCAGCGGCGCCCGCGCTTCGCGGGCGAGGCGGACGAACAGGGGCTGATCCATCAGCCCCTCGGGAATGACGATCTCGGCAGGCTCGATGCGCGCGATCTCGGTCTCGATCTGGGCCTCGGGCGCTTCGCTGAGAAGAAATTCGCCGGTCGAAATATCGAGCGCGGCGAGGCCGTAAGACCATTGCCCGTCAGCCTGGCGCGCGCGCGCGATCGCGAGCAGCCTGTTGGCTCTGGCGGGATCGAGCAGGGTCTCCTCGGTAATCGTGCCGGGGGTGACGAGCCGGCGCACCTCGCGCCGCACTACCGATTTCGCGCCGCGCTTTTTCGCCTCGGCTGGATCTTCGATCTGTTCGCAGACGGAAACGCGATGGCCGAGCGAGATCAGCCGGTGCAGATATTCCTGCGCGCGCTCGACGGGCACGCCGCACATCGGAATGTCTTCGCCCTGATATTTGCCGCGCCGCGTGAGCACGATGCCGAGCGCCTTGGCGGCGATCTCCGCGTCCTCGAAGAAGAGTTCGTAGAAATCGCCCATGCGGTAGAACAGGAGCGAGCCGGGATGGGCCGCCTTGATCGCGATGAACTGCGCCATCATCGGCGAGATTTTGGCGGGACCGTCCTGCGGCTCACTGGGGCGTCGGGCCGCGCTCTCGGGCGCCGCCGCCTGCGCGCGCGATTTTCTTGCTTCGGGTTCGATGGACATCGCGCCAAGCTAGCAAAGCCGGCGCTGGAGCGCATCGCCCGCGCGGAGGCTGTCCAGAGGGATTTTCGACGGGAGCGACGACGTCAGATCGTCAGTTGCTCGCCAAGTTCGACGACGCGGTCGGAGGGAATGGAAAAATAATCCGTCGGATTGGCCGATTGGCGAAACAGCGCGATGAACAGCTTGTCCTGCCACATCGGCATGCCGGAATTCTGCGCCGGCTTGATCTTGCGCCGCCCGACGAAGAAGGAGGTGGTCATGATGTCGAATTTGAGCCCCGCCTTGCGCAGGCTCGCCATCGCCGCCGGGATGCGCGGGCTCTCCATGAAGCCGAAATGAAGCACGATGCTGGTAAAGTCGTCGGACAGCTTGGTGATCTCGATGCGTTTTTCCGGAGGCACGCGGGGCGTCTCCTCGGTCTTCACCGACATGAGCAGTACCCGCTCATGCATCACCTTGTTATGTTTGAGGTTATGCATGAAGGCGGAGGGCGCGACCTCCGGCGAGGTGGTGAGAAAGACGGCCGTGCCCGCCACGCGGATCGGCTTCGACTTCTCGAGCATGCGGATGAGATCCCGCATCGAGATCGAATCGCGCCGTGTCTTTCGCGCGAGAAGGTCGGCGCCGCGGACCCAGGTCCACATCACGATCATCGCGCAGGCGCCAAGCAGCAGCGGCACCCAGCCGCCATCGACGACCTTCAGAAGATTGGCGCTGAGGAAGGCGAGATCGACGATGAGGAAGGCGGAGACGAACAGGACGCTGAGCCAGAGCGGCCAGCGCCAAAGCTTCCACACGACGACGAAAGCGAGCAGCGTCGTCACCACCATGGTGCAGGTGACGGCGATGCCATAGGCCGAGGCGAGCGCGCTCGAACTCTTGAACATCAGCACGAGAATCAGCACGCCGATCAGCAGCAGCCGGTTGACGCGCGGCAGATAGATCTGGCCCTCCTGCGTCTCCGAGGTGTGCAAGATCAGCATGCGCGGCAAGAGGCCGAGCTGGATCGCCTGACGCGCCAGCGAAAAAGCGCCTGTGATCACCGCCTGGCTGGCGATGATGGTGGCCATCGTCGCCAGAAGAACCAGCGGCAGCAGCGCCCACGACGGCGCCATCAGAAAGAAGGGATTTTCAACCGCGGCGGGGTTGGACAGGACAAGGGCGCCCTGTCCGAGGTAGTTGAGGACGAGCGCCGGCAGCACGAACAACAGCCACGCGCCCTGGATCGGCAGGCGCCCGAAATGCCCCATATCCGCGTAAAGCGCCTCGGCTCCCGTCACCGCGAGGAAGACCGAGCCGAGCACGACGAAGCCGAGCAGGCCGTGGCCGAACAGAAAAGCGAGGCCCCGGATCGGATCGAAGGCGAGGAGAATGCGCGGTGAATCATGGATGTGCATCGCGCCGAGCACGCCCATGGAAAGGAAAAAGACCGCCATGATCGGGCCGAAAAACGCCGCGACGCGCGCGGTGCCATGGCTCTGGACCCAGAAAATCGAGATAAGGAGAACGATTGTCGCCGGCAGCACGTAGGGCGAGAAATGCGGCGTCACCAGTTCTAGGCCTTCGAGGGCGGACAGAACCGAGATCGCCGGCGTGATGATGGCGTCGCCCGAAAACAGCGCGGCGCCGGCGACGCCGAGAAAAAACACCGGGGCGGTGCGATGGCCGAGCGCGCGCTGCGCCAGCGCCATCAGCGAGAGGGTGCCGCCCTCTCCCTTATTGTCGGCGCGCATCAGAAACAGCACATATTTGGCGGTCACCGTGAAGAATAGCGCCCAGATCAACAGCGACACGGTGCCGATCACGCCGGTGTCGGTGACTTCGCCTTTCATGTGATGCAGCGATTCGCGCAGCGCGTAGAGGGGGCTCGTGCCGATGTCGCCAAAAACGACGCCGAGAGAGCCCAGCGCCAGACCCGCGACCGCCGTCTTGTGCTGAGCCGGCGGATGGCCGGCAGGCGGGTGGCCGGCATGATGCCCGGGCGACGTCTGGCCGGCGGGAGGCGGGCTCGCCCCGGGCTTGCCGGACGCCGGCGTTTCATGCGCAATCTGCTGCGCCATACTCGATGTCCTTCAGCAGACGTCATGATGCGCTGCGGCGCGAGCAGGCCGACTGCCCGCACGGGCTGAAACTAGCTTTAATCAAGATGCGTTCATAGCGGGCCGTGGCCGATAAGCCTTGGCCGTGTCAACGCCGCCACAGGACGCCGGTTGCAGGTTTTTTTGCGCCGCCGCATGGCCCGACCGCGTTGCAAGCCGCGCGCCATGCGGTTTGGCCCAACCCCTGATGAGCGCGTCGCCCCTTGCCGATCGGCCGTCGAAGCGCCATCAAAGCTGCAATGCCTGAGCCCTCCCCCTCGCCGCCCGTTTTTTCCTCCCCTTTGCCCATCGACGCCGTCCTCGGCGACGTCATGGCGCATTTCGCGGCGGCGCGGCGGGCCGTGCTGGTCGCTCCGCCTGGAGCCGGCAAAACCACCCGCCTGCCCCTCGTGCTGATCGAACAGGACTGGGCGCGCGGCCAGAAAATCATCATGCTGGAGCCGCGCCGCATCGCCGCCCGCGCAGCGGCCGACCGCATGGCGAAAACGCTCGGCGAAAAAGTCGGAGAGACGATTGGGCTGCGCGTCCGGGCGCAGACCGAAGTCTCGCGGCAGACACGGCTCGAAGTGGTCACCGAGGGCGTTTTTACCCGTATGATCCTCGTCGATCCGGCCCTCACGGGCGTCGCCATGGTCATTTTCGACGAATTCCATGAGCGCTCGCTCGACGCCGACCTTTCGCTGGCGCTCGTTCTCGACGCCGCCGCCGCCCTCCGCGAGGATCTGCGTCTCCTCATCATGTCGGCGACGCTCGATGGCGCGCGGGTCGCCTCGCTTCTTGACGACGCCGCCGTGATTGTCAGCGAGGGACGCGCTTTTCCGGTTGAGACGCGCTATCTCGGCCGCAAGCCGGGTGAGCGAATCGAGGCCGCCGTCGCCGCCGCCGCGCTTCGCGCGCTCGCGGAACAGAGCGGCTCGATCCTCATTTTCTTGCCCGGCCAGGGCGAGATTCTACGCACGGCGGCGATGCTTGCCGAGAAGATCCGCGATCCGGCGGTGACGATCGCGCCGCTCTACGCCGCGCTGGACCGCGCGACGCAGGACCGCGCCATCGAGAAGATCATGCCGCCGCAACGAAAAATCGTGCTGGCGACGTCGATCGCGGAAACCTCGCTGACGATCGAGGGCGTGCGGATCGTGATCGACTGCGGGCTGACGCGCGCGCCCCGATTTGAGCCCGATCGCGGCCTCACCTCGCTCGAAACCGTGCGCGTCTCGCGCGCCGCGGCCGACCAGCGCCGCGGACGCGCCGGCCGCACGGAGCCGGGCGTCTGCTACCGTCTGTGGGAAGCGGCCGCGACCGGTTCGCTCACGCCCTTCGCGCCGCCCGAAATCACGGCGGCCGACCTGTCCGGCCTTGTTCTCGATCTCGCCGCCTGGGGCGCGCGCGATCCCTTGAGCCTCAAATGGCTCGATCCGCCGCCGCTCCCAGCCCTGAAGGAGGCGAGAGCCCTGCTTGGCGAAATCGGCGCGCTTCAACCGGACGGCGCGCTGACCGATCTTGGCCGCAAAATCCAGACTTTCGCGCTGCCGCCGCGATTGGCGCGCATGATCATCCTCGCCGCGGCGCAAGGTTTCGGCGCCCTCGCCGCCGAAGTCGCGACGCTGCTCGTCGAGCGCGGGCTTGGCGGCGAATCGCCGGAACTCGCGCAAAAACTCGATCGCTTTCGCCGCGACCGCTCGCCACGCGCCGAGGCCGCGCGAAAGCTCGCGCAGGGTTTTGCGCGCAAGGCGGCGGCCCGCTGGGAAATTCTGGACGCTTCGCAATGCGGCGCCTGCCTCGCCCTCGCCTTTCCCGACCGGATCGCCAAGCGCCGCGGCGCCTTGGGCGAGTTTCTGATGGCGAACGGGCGCGCCGCCGCGCTGGAGCCGCATGACGCGCTGGCGCGCGAAAATCTCCTCGCTATCGGAGAGATCGCCGGCCGGGCCGGCGCCGCCCGCATCCTCGCCGCCGCCGCTCTCAGCGAATCAGAGCTTGAAGAGGCGGCCGGCGCCGACATCATAATGCAGGAAGAGGTGAGCTTCGATCCGGGCAGCCTGTCGCTGCGGGCGCGGCGACGGCGACGGCTTGGCGCTCTCATTCTCAGCGAGCAGAACCTGCCGGCGCCCCCCGGGCCGGACTCAGCCCCGCGCACTCGCCGAGGGAATTGCGGCCTCCGGGGGGCTTCCGAAGCTCCCGTTTACCAAAGCGCAAACGCAATGGCGCGACCGGGTCGCCTTCCTGCGCCGCGCCGAGCCGGAGGAATCCTGGCCGGATCTCTCGGACGCGGCGCTGGCGCAAACCGCGGCGGACTGGCTGGCCCCTTTCATCGAGGGCCGAACGAGCCTCGCCGCGATCACTTCGGACGATCTTGAACAGGCCCTTGGCGCCTTGCTGGCGTGGGATATGCGCCGCCGTCTCGACGCGGAGGCGCCGACGCATTTCGAGACGCCGGCCGGATCGCGCATCCCGCTCGACTATTCATCGGAAGGGCCGCCGACGCTTTCGGTGCGAGTGCAGGAGCTTTATGGGCTGTCGCGCCATCCGGCGCTGGCGCGCGGCAAAATTCCGCTGACGCTCGAACTGCTGTCGCCGGCCTCGCGGCCGATCCAGGTCACCGCCGATCTGCCGGGATTCTGGGGCGGCTCATGGGCGGCGGTTCGCACGGAGATGAAGGGCCGCTATCCGCGCCATCTCTGGCCGGACGACCCGGCGCGCGCGGAGCCGACCACGCGCGCCAAGGCGAGAACGAAATAAAGCCGG contains these protein-coding regions:
- the mutS gene encoding DNA mismatch repair protein MutS, with product MSIEPEARKSRAQAAAPESAARRPSEPQDGPAKISPMMAQFIAIKAAHPGSLLFYRMGDFYELFFEDAEIAAKALGIVLTRRGKYQGEDIPMCGVPVERAQEYLHRLISLGHRVSVCEQIEDPAEAKKRGAKSVVRREVRRLVTPGTITEETLLDPARANRLLAIARARQADGQWSYGLAALDISTGEFLLSEAPEAQIETEIARIEPAEIVIPEGLMDQPLFVRLAREARAPLTPLGRLAAEGPAAERRICDFFGLATLDGLGALSPAEIAAAAAALFYVDRTQFSARPALSLPTRVAREAHMSIDAATRANLELTRTLGGAREGSLIGAIDRSVTAAGGRLLAERLAAPLTDPDEITRRQEAVAFFFDEPALREAARRALKAAPDLMRAIARLALERGGPRDLAALRDGFFAARALVETLRAAENLPGELAQACAAAGALDPLVPQKLQSALADALPLNRRDGGFVAPDFDAGLDELRALRDDTRKVVAALQARYCDLADMRQLKLKHNNFLGFYLEAPQAQGEKLLKPPFDAMFIHRQTMAGAMRFSTPELSELDVKISTAADQALVRELSIFDELAATLLAQGEAIKRAAAALACIDAAAGLAELAADCGWTRPEVDGSLKFHIEGGRHPVVEAALRRGGAPFVANDCDLSGLAEEGGRIAVVTGPNMAGKSTYLRQNALIAVLAQIGSFVPARRAHIGVVDRLFSRVGASDDLARGRSTFMVEMVETAAILNSARARSLVILDEIGRGTATFDGLSIAWAVMEHLHEVNRSRALFATHFHELTQLGKRLARIDNLTVRVSEWKGDVIFLHEIIAGAADQSYGVQVAKLAGLPAQVVARARLLLSEFEAAERMSSRDRLVADLPLFSASYVKAPEPAEIAHGGGSADALGAALDAVNPDELSPRAALEELYRLKRLRAGEA
- a CDS encoding potassium transporter Kup, translated to MAQQIAHETPASGKPGASPPPAGQTSPGHHAGHPPAGHPPAQHKTAVAGLALGSLGVVFGDIGTSPLYALRESLHHMKGEVTDTGVIGTVSLLIWALFFTVTAKYVLFLMRADNKGEGGTLSLMALAQRALGHRTAPVFFLGVAGAALFSGDAIITPAISVLSALEGLELVTPHFSPYVLPATIVLLISIFWVQSHGTARVAAFFGPIMAVFFLSMGVLGAMHIHDSPRILLAFDPIRGLAFLFGHGLLGFVVLGSVFLAVTGAEALYADMGHFGRLPIQGAWLLFVLPALVLNYLGQGALVLSNPAAVENPFFLMAPSWALLPLVLLATMATIIASQAVITGAFSLARQAIQLGLLPRMLILHTSETQEGQIYLPRVNRLLLIGVLILVLMFKSSSALASAYGIAVTCTMVVTTLLAFVVVWKLWRWPLWLSVLFVSAFLIVDLAFLSANLLKVVDGGWVPLLLGACAMIVMWTWVRGADLLARKTRRDSISMRDLIRMLEKSKPIRVAGTAVFLTTSPEVAPSAFMHNLKHNKVMHERVLLMSVKTEETPRVPPEKRIEITKLSDDFTSIVLHFGFMESPRIPAAMASLRKAGLKFDIMTTSFFVGRRKIKPAQNSGMPMWQDKLFIALFRQSANPTDYFSIPSDRVVELGEQLTI